GGCGGTGGCTTCCACGGTGCGCTTGCCCATATCTTCCTGAATCTGCTGCATTTTCTTCTGCATCATCTGGGCCTGACGCATCATATCTCCCATACCTTTCATGGTATCCTCCGGATCAGTTTTTGGTGCGCACGTCTATGATGTACGCCCCCATATTGTCCCGCGCTTCCTGGAACAGGGATGTCTGCTCCGCCTTGGCGCGCATTTCCTGCTGGTTCATGGGCTTTTGCCCCTTCGCCACTTCGAAGACAAGCTTGGTTCCAGGCCCGAAATACTCGGCGGCCCTGGCATTTAAGAACGCGAGATTTCCGTTCTTTTCAACAAGCTGCCCCTTCAAGAACTCGTTGGGGCACAAAAAGCGCACAACTGCACCCTGTTCCGTGTCCTCGAGAGCTCCCTTCACTCCGTGAAGGGCCCCCTTCAGAACGGCATTCTCCCCGGCCTCATGGCGGACATACTCCAGGTATCCCTTCCAGGTGTGCGGCCCCCTGGGCCGGTGCGCCGGTGCTGAATGCTCCTCTGGCTCAAGCGTGCTGGCCAGCGTTCCGGGCGCAACCGTATGAACGCTGTGCTCCATATTTGGGCCGGACGCTGCCGGTTCTTCCCCACCTGAATTATCCGCCTCTTCATCAGAGGACTGTGCCGGACGTACCGGCATGGCCTGATGCGAAAGAGACTCCGGGTCTTTTGGTGAAAAACCCTCTCCAGGGACAGGAGGGCCGGGCTCATCCTCGGACGGTCCTGACCGAGCCTGTCCGTGCTGCGAGGTGTCCTGCCCAGGCCTGGGGCTTGGTGCCGGGCCGGAAGACGCCGGTTGCGCCCTGGAAACCTGGCGCGGAGCCGGGGCTGACGAGCCGTAAGAAACCGGGGCCGGGCGTTGCGGCTGCCCTGAAGTCGGAGCGGCGGCAGGGGACGGCCGGTTTGGCGCGGAATACCCCTGGCCTGCAGGAGCTGAGGCGGGACGTGGGGTGTGGCCGTGGCCAGATGCGCCGCGTCCCGGAGGCTGGGTCTGGCCCGCGTTAATGGCTTCGAGCGAGAGGAGCTTCGGGATGTAGGCGAGATTTAACAACAGCAGTTCGAGCGCCAATGCCGGTTCCAGGCTGGTCATCACCCGGCGCTGGCCCTCAAGGGTCATCTGCCAGCAGGCGTGTATGTGGCGGGCGTCGAACTCTTTTGCCCATGAAACCCACTGCCCGCCTTCCTCCTCGGTGAGTTCCAAGGTGGACAGCGCCTTCTCCCCGGCCTGGTTCAGAAGAAACAGGTTGCGCCAGCAGGTGGCCAATTCCCGCAGGAAAAAGCCGATGTCCAGGCCGCGGTCCAGCACCTGGCGCAAGAGCCCGCTCACACCCAGGCAGTCCTGGTCCTTGAAGGAGCGCATGAAGG
This portion of the Desulfovibrio sp. genome encodes:
- the dnaX gene encoding DNA polymerase III subunit gamma/tau; translated protein: MSSQSLTTKYRPQRFSDVAGQDAIKRILSKASAEDKIAPAYLFSGTRGVGKTTLARVLAKALNCLTAPTAEPCNECSQCRQITAGVSPDVIEIDAATHGNVEEARRLKEDIGYAPLQSRYKVFIIDEAHMLSKAAFNALLKTLEEPPGRVTFILATTEPHKILPTIISRCQHYVFKRLVQPDLEAHLAGLLGREAQPFEPSAVSLLARRGAGSVRDSMSLLAQVLAMGGETLTEQDVRDVLGLAGQDVFFSFMRSFKDQDCLGVSGLLRQVLDRGLDIGFFLRELATCWRNLFLLNQAGEKALSTLELTEEEGGQWVSWAKEFDARHIHACWQMTLEGQRRVMTSLEPALALELLLLNLAYIPKLLSLEAINAGQTQPPGRGASGHGHTPRPASAPAGQGYSAPNRPSPAAAPTSGQPQRPAPVSYGSSAPAPRQVSRAQPASSGPAPSPRPGQDTSQHGQARSGPSEDEPGPPVPGEGFSPKDPESLSHQAMPVRPAQSSDEEADNSGGEEPAASGPNMEHSVHTVAPGTLASTLEPEEHSAPAHRPRGPHTWKGYLEYVRHEAGENAVLKGALHGVKGALEDTEQGAVVRFLCPNEFLKGQLVEKNGNLAFLNARAAEYFGPGTKLVFEVAKGQKPMNQQEMRAKAEQTSLFQEARDNMGAYIIDVRTKN